A region from the Aegilops tauschii subsp. strangulata cultivar AL8/78 chromosome 5, Aet v6.0, whole genome shotgun sequence genome encodes:
- the LOC109766858 gene encoding uncharacterized protein produces the protein MSQFVPDWGNMGDISRPLGEDDDLMELLWCNGNVVMQSQGHRKLPPRPEKVPAPPVVQEDEAGLWFPFALADSLDKDIFTDLFCEEPPGVDAGKAGRDGAPVLGDADRRSSQSSAVSAASDLMPPPKSTHVSCSSRQQSMSLADCGDNAGGVLSDLVQARAGKAAMEEGASSTLSAMGASFCGSNQVQVQGAVSEQGRAGHTTAYGGSGAGSALPSAVGSGNANARGRGYEATVASSSGRSNYSFGVTATTATTGTEPTSTSNRSSKRKRGLDTEDSESPSEDAESESLALERKPPQKLTTARRSRAAEVHNLSERRRRDRINEKMRALQELIPHCNKTDKASMLDEAIEYLKTLQMQVQMMWMGSGMAPPAVMFPGMQMHQYLPQMGPPSMARMPFMAPPQQGHGVSLPEQYAHFLGVNPHHLQPPAHHHHHQHFAQGVGYYPLGAKALQQSPALHHVSNGNTGGGTPAATANATPGNAIHPNKR, from the exons ATGAGCCAATTCGTGCCAGATTGGGGAAACATGGGGGACATCTCCAGGCCACTCGG CGAGGACGATGACCTCATGGAGCTGCTGTGGTGCAACGGCAATGTCGTCATGCAGAGCCAGGGTCATCGGAAGCTGCCGCCGAGGCCTGAGAAGGTTCCGGCGCCGCCGGTGGTGCAAGAAGACGAGGCCGGCCTGTGGTTCCCGTTCGCGCTCGCCGACTCGCTCGACAAGGACATCTTCACGGACCTCTTCTGCGAGGAACCACCGGGGGTCGACGCCGGCAAGGCCGGCAGGGACGGTGCCCCAGTGTTAGGGGACGCCGACAGGCGCAGCAGCCAGTCGTCCGCGGTGTCGGCGGCGAGCGACCTGATGCCGCCTCCCAAGTCCACGCACGTGTCCTGCTCCAGCAGGCAGCAATCGATGAGCCTGGCCGACTGCGGCGACAACGCCGGCGGCGTCCTGTCGGACCTCGTCCAGGCTCGGGCCGGGAAGGCGGCGATGGAGGAGGGCGCGTCGTCGACGCTGAGCGCGATGGGGGCGAGCTTCTGCGGGAGCAACCAGGTGCAGGTGCAGGGCGCGGTGAGCGAGCAGGGGCGCGCCGGCCACACCACTGCCTATGGCGGCAGCGGCGCAGGCAGCGCTCTGCCCTCGGCGGTGGGGAGCGGAAATGCAAACGCCAGAGGCAGGGGCTACGAGGCCACGGTCGCCTCCTCGTCCGGGCGGTCCAACTACAGCTTCGGCGTGACCGCCACCACGGCCACCACCGGCACCGAGCCGACGAGCACGAGCAACCGGAGCAGCAAGCGCAAGCGGGGACTGGACACGGAGGACTCGGAGAGCCCCAGCGAGGACGCCGAGTCGGAATCATTGGCGCTTGAGCGCAAGCCGCCGCAGAAGCTCACGACGGCGCGGAGGAGCCGCGCCGCCGAGGTGCACAACCTCTCCGAGAGG AGGAGACGAGACAGGATCAACGAGAAGATGCGAGCGCTGCAAGAGCTCATACCCCACTGCAACAAG ACTGACAAGGCGTCGATGCTGGACGAGGCGATCGAGTACCTGAAGACGCTGCAGATGCAGGTGCAGATGATGTGGATGGGCAGCGGCATGGCGCCGCCGGCGGTGATGTTCCCGGGCATGCAGATGCACCAGTACCTGCCGCAGATGGGGCCGCCGTCCATGGCGCGGATGCCCTTCATGGCGCCGCCGCAGCAGGGCCACGGCGTGAGCCTGCCGGAGCAGTACGCGCACTTCCTCGGCGTCAACCCCCACCACCTGCAGCCGCCGGCCCACCACCATCACCATCAG CATTTCGCGCAGGGGGTGGGCTACTACCCGCTAGGGGCGAAGGCCCTGCAGCAGAGTCCGGCGCTCCACCACGTGTCCAATGGCAACACCGGCGGTGGCACGCCTGCCGCTACCGCCAACGCCACGCCGGGGAACGCGATACACCCAAACAAAAGATGA